From Micromonospora echinospora:
GGCCTTCGCCGCCGGCTGGGCGGCCTTGCGGCCGAACAGGCCACCGGCCTTGGCCGGCTGCACCGGGCTCTTGCCACCGGTGCTCTTGGCGGCGGTGGTGCTCTTCGCCGTGGGCGGCGGCGGGAACTTCCGCAGCACCCACTGCTGCTGACCGAGCGTGAAGAGGTTGTTGGTGACCCAGTAGATGATCACACCGATGGGGAAGATCGCGCCCGAGATCAGCAGGGACAGCGGGATGCCGTAGAGCATCAGGCGCTGCACCATGCGCTGCTGCGGATCCTCGGCCCATCCGGTCTTGAGGATCATCTGACGGCTGGTCAGGTAGGTGGTGGCGATCATGATGATCACCAGGATGCCGGCGACGACCTTGACGGTGCCGGTGTTCGCGCCCAGCCGGCTGAGCTCCTCGGCGGTGGAGCCGAACTTGCCGGAGATCGGCGCGGTGAAAAGCGTCGCGTTCGAGGCGCTGTTGAACTGGTCGACAGTCCAGCCGTACAGGGTCTTGCCCTGGTTGTCCGGGCTGAGGCGGCGCAGCGTGTGGAACAGGCCCAGGAAGACCGG
This genomic window contains:
- the yidC gene encoding membrane protein insertase YidC — translated: MFSLDWIYYAISWILLTWHSAWDAIGVPVGAVIGTNWAWILAIIFLVVTVRVILFPVFVKQIKSQRAMQALQPKVKELQEKHKGDRETLQKEMMELYRKEKANPLMGCLPMFLQIPVFLGLFHTLRRLSPDNQGKTLYGWTVDQFNSASNATLFTAPISGKFGSTAEELSRLGANTGTVKVVAGILVIIMIATTYLTSRQMILKTGWAEDPQQRMVQRLMLYGIPLSLLISGAIFPIGVIIYWVTNNLFTLGQQQWVLRKFPPPPTAKSTTAAKSTGGKSPVQPAKAGGLFGRKAAQPAAKAPAAAPKVAGPKPGAKPVNPKKGGSRPAKRQG